One window from the genome of Streptomyces sp. NBC_01476 encodes:
- a CDS encoding mucoidy inhibitor MuiA family protein, protein MAPQDTLPATGAPAARDALLLPVTAVTCLEDRAQVERTGTVELTDGVQRIRIGPVTPLTVDRSLRAEISRADGSAGARVVDARVVRAYTPAPPGRPGPDAPELRREVDALEREAREVRHLRQRGESALAVIRQAKADLHRDIVQGAGSGAADPERWADRLERVDQEAETRIGALHRLRRRQHDVDEELRSARAALEETESEPQQLTAYVELVVESAQAGPAQVSVVNLVPCALWRPAYRATLAADRATVALETDAFVWQDTGEDWNGVRLSLSTARSTLAAVPPELTEDVLTLRDRTTEERRTVEVNLREEDVTTVGGDSPADAGGGGGPLPGLNDGGSVRVLTAPHPVSVPSDRRPHRVHLSSFTSACRTEAACSPELSPLVVTTARFPNAAGHVLLAGPVDLVRGSGYTGRATLAFAGAGEEVRLSFGSEDTFRVVRHVEENRDTAGLAGINQRTVITREVRLFVSRLDTPDDGTEQEVVIRERIPVSEVAAVEIRPRTDVCAPPPDAIDADGIVRYVQRLGAGERREITLVYEITASSAVAGL, encoded by the coding sequence ATGGCACCCCAGGACACCCTGCCCGCCACCGGAGCGCCCGCGGCGCGGGACGCCCTCCTCCTGCCGGTCACCGCGGTGACCTGTCTGGAGGACCGCGCCCAGGTGGAACGCACCGGCACCGTGGAACTCACCGACGGCGTACAGCGGATACGGATCGGCCCGGTCACTCCGCTGACGGTGGACCGTTCGCTGCGTGCGGAGATCTCCCGCGCGGACGGCTCCGCGGGGGCCCGCGTGGTGGACGCCCGCGTCGTACGTGCCTACACGCCGGCGCCGCCCGGCCGGCCCGGCCCGGACGCGCCGGAACTGCGCCGCGAAGTGGACGCACTCGAACGGGAAGCCCGCGAGGTCCGGCACCTGCGGCAGCGCGGCGAGAGCGCCCTGGCGGTCATCCGTCAGGCCAAGGCCGATCTGCACCGCGACATCGTGCAGGGCGCCGGCTCCGGCGCCGCCGATCCGGAGCGCTGGGCCGACCGGCTGGAGCGCGTCGACCAGGAGGCCGAGACGCGCATCGGGGCCCTGCACCGGCTGCGGCGCCGCCAGCACGACGTGGACGAAGAACTGCGCTCCGCCCGCGCGGCGCTGGAGGAGACCGAGAGCGAGCCGCAGCAGCTCACCGCGTACGTGGAACTCGTCGTGGAGTCGGCGCAGGCGGGCCCCGCACAGGTGAGTGTGGTGAACCTCGTGCCCTGCGCCCTGTGGCGCCCCGCCTACCGTGCGACCCTCGCCGCGGACCGTGCCACGGTGGCCCTGGAGACGGACGCCTTCGTCTGGCAGGACACCGGCGAGGACTGGAACGGCGTCCGGCTCTCCTTGTCCACCGCGCGCTCCACCCTCGCCGCGGTCCCGCCGGAACTCACCGAGGACGTCCTCACGCTGCGGGACCGCACCACCGAGGAACGGCGCACCGTCGAGGTGAACCTCCGCGAGGAGGACGTCACCACCGTCGGCGGCGACTCACCGGCCGACGCCGGCGGCGGGGGCGGGCCGCTGCCCGGCCTGAACGACGGCGGCTCGGTCCGCGTGCTGACCGCACCCCACCCCGTCTCCGTCCCCTCGGACCGCCGGCCCCACCGCGTCCACCTCTCCTCCTTCACCTCCGCCTGCCGCACCGAGGCCGCCTGCTCGCCGGAACTCTCGCCCCTGGTGGTCACCACCGCCCGGTTCCCCAACGCCGCCGGTCATGTCCTCCTGGCCGGTCCCGTGGACCTGGTACGCGGCAGCGGCTACACCGGCCGCGCCACCCTGGCGTTCGCCGGCGCGGGTGAGGAGGTCCGGCTCTCCTTCGGCAGCGAGGACACCTTCCGGGTGGTCCGCCACGTCGAGGAGAACCGTGACACCGCCGGCCTGGCCGGCATCAACCAGCGCACGGTGATCACCCGTGAGGTCCGCCTCTTCGTCTCCCGTCTCGACACCCCTGACGACGGCACCGAGCAGGAGGTGGTGATCCGCGAGCGGATCCCGGTCTCCGAGGTCGCAGCGGTCGAGATCCGCCCCCGCACCGACGTCTGCGCGCCGCCCCCGGACGCGATCGACGCCGACGGCATCGTCCGCTACGTCCAGCGTCTCGGGGCGGGGGAGAGGCGCGAGATCACCCTCGTCTACGAGATCACGGCATCGAGCGCGGTCGCGGGCCTGTGA
- a CDS encoding DUF1059 domain-containing protein produces the protein MRKVADCRDFPSEMNCTLAISGEEEEVVRAASEHAASVHGHADSPELREQVRASLKDDVPQHA, from the coding sequence ATGCGCAAAGTAGCCGATTGCCGGGATTTCCCGAGCGAGATGAACTGCACGCTTGCCATCTCCGGCGAAGAGGAAGAAGTGGTCCGGGCGGCGAGCGAGCACGCGGCGTCCGTACACGGTCACGCCGACTCCCCGGAACTGCGTGAGCAGGTCAGGGCATCGCTGAAGGACGACGTTCCGCAGCACGCGTGA
- a CDS encoding hydrolase, translating to MEPLLRRLPARFWNVPYAGGRFPGSAAVARVPGLTAGANCQLFAYEVLRHFGLRPPGLRSRELWEDGEATVRVAVARPLDLVLFNATDDAYGAHVGVWAGGGEVLHLCAEAGRPAVWSLADFAARERYRVLVGAKRVTGPAPGGWESAGP from the coding sequence GTGGAACCGCTGCTGCGCCGGCTTCCGGCTCGATTCTGGAACGTCCCGTACGCCGGTGGCCGCTTTCCGGGTTCGGCGGCGGTGGCGCGGGTGCCGGGGCTCACAGCGGGGGCCAATTGTCAGCTGTTCGCGTACGAAGTGCTCCGGCACTTCGGGCTGAGGCCGCCGGGCCTGCGCTCCCGCGAGTTGTGGGAGGACGGGGAAGCCACCGTCCGGGTCGCGGTGGCCCGGCCCCTCGACCTGGTGCTGTTCAACGCCACCGATGATGCCTACGGTGCCCACGTCGGCGTCTGGGCCGGCGGCGGCGAGGTGCTTCACCTCTGTGCGGAAGCCGGCCGCCCGGCTGTCTGGAGCCTGGCCGACTTCGCGGCACGGGAGCGCTACCGGGTCCTGGTCGGCGCCAAACGGGTGACCGGCCCGGCTCCCGGCGGGTGGGAGTCCGCCGGGCCGTGA
- the tpg gene encoding telomere-protecting terminal protein Tpg, protein MGIIGDSLDKAAANTATRPIPKSAPAQMRFLVKSEKGSTRAVAGRLGVTQRTVERYLKGQLRRPRAELAARLEREVRKDWQPRVRGRAKKRAASSGGIVIETRARFGFTAAPGSTDDGRMRRITQHLPPAYAARLFDAQAAGATEQQLQRIAAEGLQEIYFKDRGRRADGLEVEFTDIDYLELDF, encoded by the coding sequence ATGGGCATCATCGGGGACAGCCTCGACAAGGCGGCGGCGAACACCGCGACCCGCCCCATCCCGAAGTCCGCACCGGCGCAGATGCGGTTCCTGGTCAAATCGGAGAAGGGCTCCACCCGCGCGGTGGCCGGGCGGCTCGGCGTCACCCAGCGCACGGTGGAGCGCTACCTGAAGGGCCAGCTGCGGCGGCCACGCGCCGAACTCGCGGCCCGGCTGGAACGGGAGGTCCGCAAGGACTGGCAGCCGCGGGTCCGGGGCCGCGCGAAGAAGCGCGCGGCGTCCTCGGGCGGCATCGTCATCGAGACCCGCGCACGCTTCGGCTTCACCGCGGCGCCTGGCTCGACCGACGACGGCCGGATGCGACGCATCACCCAGCACCTGCCCCCGGCGTACGCCGCCCGCCTCTTCGACGCGCAGGCCGCGGGGGCGACCGAACAGCAACTGCAGCGCATCGCAGCCGAGGGCCTCCAGGAGATCTACTTCAAGGACCGCGGCCGCCGTGCCGACGGCCTCGAAGTCGAATTCACCGACATCGACTACCTGGAACTCGACTTCTGA
- a CDS encoding DUF4139 domain-containing protein, with translation MGETANSGTAKAQSAQSALTSVVVHAAGAVCTRRAHVTVPAGNGEATVRIGGLPLTLHEQSLRAHVVTGPRGLRVTGIRLDLGATLRRGDELPGLRLDLEDAEDQQARLRERRERLEGEIEEVAGLRAEPPQPRRGDPPRWAPVESFLALAGFVDTRLGTLHEQVRITEDQLDRADHEVDVLRARLHEASSAVNTERAQLSLHAVVTLAPEITEAAEPAETADAAETAEPTKTSDAAGARGVDAPPGDPGLPEATTGSDPVEIEVEYHVPGATWIPTYQLRLDGSSGAGTLVLRASVAQRTGEDWTGVHLGLSTADLLRRADLPELRSIRIGRAQEEARAQSWREPPAGLAELFTGYDTATAARPAAPPQRPRSVAAEPAGSAFPADPIGGAPPEAAGYGGAAEDAVSPAMPAPGGGPVPYPAVLPLRPPAAAAPASPAPDLARRAIRAPQHPAAAAPDARSKPPGRSVTTPATSSAAPTADMLDYAGLTMTGPDAAAGRGTLRQDRAAADPVVAAYRRRAEAVGRLPRPAHAVDVRTSAGSFDYRFDTAAPADVASDGRWHIVPVSEVPVRTESVYVCVPSVDTAVFATVLVENTSGHALLAGPADVMVDGDFVLTAALPTLAPGQREAVGVGVAESVQVARRTHMRESSAGLRGGTTVLEHTVEVEAANRLPYPVVLEVRERVPVSTDKDVRIEVHKAQPAWAEPEEPPTGEDGAYVRGVRVWRVELTPGQATTLSGGFEIRLPAGKSVVGGNRRN, from the coding sequence GTGGGCGAAACAGCCAACAGCGGTACGGCGAAGGCGCAGAGCGCGCAGTCGGCCTTGACGTCGGTCGTGGTGCACGCGGCCGGAGCGGTGTGCACGCGCCGCGCACACGTGACCGTACCGGCAGGCAACGGGGAAGCCACGGTACGGATCGGTGGCCTGCCGCTCACCCTCCACGAACAGTCGTTGCGTGCCCACGTGGTAACCGGACCGCGCGGGCTGCGGGTGACGGGCATTCGGCTCGACCTGGGAGCGACCCTGCGCCGGGGCGACGAACTGCCCGGGCTGCGGCTGGACTTGGAGGACGCCGAGGACCAGCAGGCCAGGCTGCGGGAGCGCCGTGAGCGCCTGGAGGGCGAGATCGAGGAGGTCGCGGGGCTGCGGGCCGAACCACCGCAGCCACGGCGGGGGGACCCGCCCCGCTGGGCACCGGTGGAGTCCTTTCTCGCCCTGGCCGGCTTCGTCGACACCCGGCTCGGCACACTGCACGAGCAGGTGCGGATCACCGAGGACCAACTGGACCGGGCCGACCACGAGGTGGACGTCCTCAGGGCCAGACTCCACGAGGCGTCGTCCGCCGTGAACACCGAACGGGCCCAGCTGTCCCTGCACGCGGTGGTGACGCTGGCCCCTGAAATCACGGAGGCGGCCGAACCCGCTGAGACGGCCGACGCCGCTGAGACGGCCGAACCCACAAAGACGTCTGACGCCGCCGGCGCGCGGGGAGTTGACGCACCGCCAGGCGACCCCGGCCTCCCGGAAGCCACCACCGGCAGCGACCCCGTCGAGATCGAGGTGGAGTACCACGTCCCCGGAGCCACCTGGATCCCCACCTACCAACTCCGCCTGGACGGAAGCAGCGGCGCCGGGACGCTCGTCCTGCGCGCCTCCGTCGCGCAGCGAACCGGTGAGGACTGGACGGGAGTTCACCTCGGCCTGTCCACCGCGGACCTGCTGCGCCGCGCCGACCTGCCCGAACTGCGCTCGATACGGATCGGCCGGGCCCAGGAAGAGGCGCGGGCGCAGAGCTGGCGTGAGCCGCCTGCCGGGCTCGCCGAACTCTTCACCGGCTACGACACCGCCACCGCCGCCCGTCCCGCCGCGCCGCCGCAGCGCCCGCGGTCCGTCGCAGCGGAACCGGCCGGCAGCGCCTTCCCAGCGGACCCCATCGGCGGGGCCCCGCCCGAGGCCGCAGGGTACGGCGGGGCCGCCGAGGACGCCGTGTCCCCGGCGATGCCCGCGCCCGGCGGCGGTCCCGTCCCGTACCCCGCCGTCCTGCCGCTTCGCCCGCCCGCGGCCGCGGCACCGGCGTCACCCGCGCCGGACCTCGCCCGCCGCGCGATCCGCGCCCCGCAGCACCCGGCGGCCGCCGCGCCGGACGCGCGGTCCAAGCCCCCCGGGCGGTCCGTGACCACGCCGGCCACATCGTCGGCCGCCCCCACCGCGGACATGCTCGACTACGCCGGCTTGACGATGACCGGACCCGACGCGGCGGCCGGGCGCGGAACGCTGCGCCAGGACCGCGCCGCGGCCGACCCGGTCGTCGCGGCGTACCGCCGCCGGGCCGAGGCCGTGGGACGCCTGCCACGCCCCGCGCACGCGGTCGACGTACGGACCTCGGCGGGCTCGTTCGACTACCGCTTCGACACCGCCGCCCCCGCCGACGTCGCCTCCGACGGACGCTGGCACATCGTCCCCGTCAGCGAGGTACCGGTCAGGACCGAATCCGTGTACGTGTGCGTCCCGTCGGTGGACACCGCCGTCTTCGCGACCGTCCTGGTCGAGAACACCTCCGGGCACGCGCTGCTGGCCGGCCCCGCCGACGTCATGGTGGACGGCGACTTCGTCCTCACCGCGGCGCTGCCCACCCTGGCGCCCGGGCAGCGGGAGGCGGTCGGCGTCGGGGTGGCCGAAAGCGTCCAGGTGGCACGGCGCACCCACATGCGCGAGTCGTCGGCCGGTCTCCGGGGCGGCACCACGGTCCTGGAACACACGGTGGAGGTGGAGGCCGCCAACCGCCTGCCCTATCCGGTCGTCCTCGAAGTACGCGAACGCGTACCGGTGTCGACCGACAAGGACGTCCGGATCGAGGTGCACAAGGCCCAGCCCGCGTGGGCGGAACCCGAAGAGCCGCCCACGGGGGAGGACGGCGCCTACGTACGCGGAGTCCGCGTCTGGCGGGTGGAGCTGACACCCGGACAGGCGACGACGCTCAGCGGAGGGTTCGAAATCCGCCTCCCGGCAGGGAAATCGGTCGTCGGCGGGAACCGGAGGAACTGA
- a CDS encoding AAA family ATPase, translating to MRRVLVVGITGAGKTTLARALAGRFALPFHEMDALAFTGPGWQENPRLLEDVARISSGPSWVFDSFGYPAVRDLLWEQADTVVWLDYARPVVMRRVLRRSAVRTLLRRRVFGGNVETAAGWLSPDHPARWAWSQHAHRRTDIAGRCADPRFAPLEVVRLTTPRAAKKWLRTPRAAAHRPTGPRPGGLG from the coding sequence ATGAGAAGAGTTCTGGTCGTCGGGATCACCGGCGCCGGCAAGACCACCCTGGCCCGGGCGCTCGCCGGCCGGTTCGCGCTCCCCTTCCACGAGATGGACGCCCTCGCCTTCACAGGGCCGGGCTGGCAGGAAAACCCGCGCCTGCTGGAGGACGTGGCACGGATCAGTTCCGGTCCCTCCTGGGTGTTCGACTCCTTCGGCTACCCGGCGGTCCGCGACCTGCTCTGGGAGCAGGCCGACACCGTCGTCTGGCTCGACTACGCACGCCCGGTGGTCATGCGGCGCGTGCTGCGGCGTTCAGCGGTACGCACCCTGCTGCGGCGCCGGGTCTTCGGCGGCAACGTCGAAACGGCGGCCGGCTGGCTCAGCCCGGACCACCCCGCACGGTGGGCCTGGTCCCAGCACGCACACCGCAGGACCGACATCGCCGGCCGCTGCGCCGACCCCCGATTCGCACCCCTTGAGGTCGTCCGCCTCACCACTCCGCGGGCGGCCAAGAAGTGGCTCCGCACCCCCCGGGCCGCCGCCCACCGCCCAACGGGCCCCCGCCCAGGCGGACTCGGCTAG
- a CDS encoding DUF4184 family protein, producing the protein MPFTFSHPAAILPLLRDGRARGPLVASAMVAGSLAPDVPFFTDSLVRGTFGYGTFTHSLWGLPTADVAIAAVLVAGWHGLLREPLVALLPARWADAADTLTAPRGRAPDAAAVGWFVLSAAVGAATHVGWDAFTHGGRAGVRLLPVLNRSYRGEPLYELLQYASSAVGLGVIAWYLARALRELPAADSPAAGPAADSGAYSGGPGRRLRLSPRTRSAVVALVGCAATAGAAERLSRWGRGPLRDARLLDLVPTVAFGGGTGAVVGLALYAALTRLPVARRAVRREG; encoded by the coding sequence ATGCCGTTCACGTTCAGCCATCCCGCCGCCATCCTCCCTCTGCTCCGCGACGGGCGTGCCCGCGGGCCGCTGGTCGCCTCGGCGATGGTCGCCGGATCGCTGGCTCCCGACGTGCCGTTCTTCACCGACTCGCTGGTCCGCGGCACCTTCGGCTACGGCACGTTCACCCACAGCCTCTGGGGTCTGCCCACGGCGGACGTGGCCATCGCAGCCGTCCTCGTGGCCGGCTGGCACGGCCTGCTGCGTGAACCGCTCGTCGCTCTGCTGCCCGCCCGGTGGGCGGATGCCGCCGACACGCTGACCGCGCCCCGCGGTCGCGCCCCCGACGCCGCCGCGGTCGGCTGGTTCGTCCTGTCCGCGGCCGTCGGCGCGGCGACCCATGTGGGCTGGGACGCCTTCACGCACGGCGGCCGGGCGGGGGTGCGGCTGCTGCCGGTGCTGAACCGTTCGTACCGCGGGGAGCCGCTGTACGAGCTCCTGCAGTACGCGAGTTCGGCGGTCGGGCTCGGGGTGATCGCCTGGTATCTGGCGCGGGCACTGCGGGAGCTGCCTGCGGCGGACTCCCCTGCGGCGGGGCCCGCGGCGGACTCTGGGGCGTACTCCGGAGGTCCCGGCCGCCGGCTGCGGCTGTCGCCGCGTACCAGGAGCGCTGTGGTGGCGCTGGTCGGCTGCGCGGCGACGGCGGGGGCGGCGGAGCGGCTGTCCCGCTGGGGCCGGGGTCCGCTGCGTGACGCGCGCCTCCTCGACCTCGTGCCGACGGTGGCCTTCGGCGGCGGCACCGGGGCGGTGGTGGGTCTGGCGTTGTACGCGGCACTGACCCGGCTCCCGGTGGCGCGGCGGGCGGTACGGCGGGAGGGGTGA
- a CDS encoding PPOX class F420-dependent oxidoreductase codes for MTALPQELRDLIASGPMAHLSTINADGSPQVTVVWIGLDGDDLVSGHMSRYTKLRNIERDPRVVLSFDTPRVPGVFLNEYAVLRARAEVQPSDDAWDLLNRLTKVYMSPDTEFPAPKGPGYIVRYSVERIGGVGPWAPASR; via the coding sequence ATGACCGCTCTGCCGCAGGAACTGCGGGACCTGATCGCCTCCGGCCCGATGGCACATCTGAGCACCATCAACGCCGACGGAAGCCCACAGGTCACCGTCGTCTGGATCGGGCTCGACGGCGACGACCTCGTCAGCGGGCACATGTCCCGGTACACGAAACTGCGCAACATCGAACGGGACCCGAGAGTCGTGCTGTCCTTCGACACACCGCGTGTGCCCGGGGTCTTCCTGAACGAGTACGCCGTGCTGCGGGCGCGGGCCGAGGTCCAGCCCAGCGACGACGCCTGGGACCTGCTCAACCGGCTGACGAAGGTCTACATGTCCCCTGACACCGAGTTCCCGGCGCCGAAGGGCCCCGGCTACATCGTGCGTTACTCCGTCGAACGCATCGGCGGCGTCGGCCCCTGGGCGCCGGCCTCCCGCTGA
- the tap gene encoding telomere-associated protein Tap: MSGLFEAVDALIAGHAPLPVPAERVRLRKAAGMSQQVVAEALDVRRATVVSWENGKTEPRPPQREAYARLLSRLAELYPAPAQQSSEAQPPPPAPPAAPLPPAAARPAAPAADPAPGAPPAPTAVSASTPAPPPGPARTAPSGVPAPAPPRPAARKPPGKPVPATAPATDPRFAHGPLGVLDGDGSLYCGGGLVLDCPAATVPELVAWTLAEAKLGAPRLHRSGKDSDPLIVLTATAAVRLGLPERLADRRAMRLPDDHPVIKQITRAKWQLTKRGFGPWARVYRPAQGGQRSCVQLAVLPWDALDTRSWGEAGQLPPAELARVLTAYAARVLTPRGSTAVAGLELMSALRPPTRAVRDEAAGTWVSGPVPGSLTQPVDAAYMEVPDEHPVAAALFSRTHQRTPAEILDEEAYDWIRDPDQLTDSECAWPYAVGIDVNTAFLAAANRLLVGLSAPQYVKAPAFDKQVPGSWLVDLSGIELDPRLPSPFTPHGGRPEGPAWYATPTVAYAAELVTTYRLPVTIAPIEAYVRTGAGPYLDPWYKHLAEAYKATMADLGVTAGLSPQELLAAMAGHKESDPGMAAVLSAIKSTVKGGIGKLRERPQGTAYRFGERWPALERPTWRPDFRAAVISAARVNMHRKLIRTALATQTAPAPSGSLVFGEDALLPVAVLSDCAVFPSAGPSPLDVLPYGPDGKAAAGAFRLGVSPGMVKHEGTQPLFWAVELLEQGHNPARHIKGDQTEDDGE; the protein is encoded by the coding sequence GTGTCCGGGTTGTTCGAGGCGGTGGACGCGCTGATCGCGGGCCACGCGCCCCTTCCGGTTCCCGCCGAGCGCGTCCGGCTGCGGAAAGCGGCGGGGATGAGCCAGCAGGTGGTCGCCGAGGCGCTGGATGTACGGCGGGCGACCGTGGTGTCGTGGGAGAACGGGAAGACCGAGCCCCGCCCCCCGCAGCGGGAGGCGTACGCACGGCTGCTGTCGCGGCTCGCGGAGCTCTACCCCGCACCGGCGCAGCAGTCCTCCGAGGCCCAGCCGCCGCCCCCGGCGCCCCCCGCCGCCCCGCTCCCACCAGCGGCGGCGCGGCCGGCCGCCCCCGCCGCCGATCCGGCTCCCGGCGCACCGCCTGCCCCCACCGCGGTGAGCGCATCCACCCCGGCGCCTCCGCCCGGCCCGGCCCGTACGGCCCCCAGCGGCGTACCCGCGCCGGCGCCGCCCCGGCCGGCCGCCAGGAAGCCCCCGGGAAAGCCCGTGCCCGCGACCGCGCCGGCCACCGACCCCCGGTTCGCGCACGGCCCGTTGGGCGTCCTGGACGGCGACGGCTCGCTGTACTGCGGCGGCGGCCTGGTGCTGGACTGCCCGGCGGCCACGGTGCCCGAACTGGTGGCGTGGACGCTGGCGGAGGCCAAGCTCGGCGCGCCCCGGCTGCACCGCTCCGGGAAGGACTCCGATCCGCTGATCGTGCTGACGGCGACCGCCGCGGTACGTCTGGGGCTGCCGGAGCGCCTGGCGGACCGGCGGGCGATGCGGCTGCCGGACGACCACCCGGTGATCAAGCAGATCACCCGGGCGAAGTGGCAGCTGACGAAGCGGGGCTTCGGCCCGTGGGCGCGGGTGTACCGGCCCGCGCAGGGCGGGCAGCGCAGTTGCGTACAGCTCGCGGTCCTGCCGTGGGACGCGCTGGACACCCGCTCCTGGGGGGAAGCCGGGCAGTTGCCGCCCGCGGAACTCGCCCGGGTGCTGACCGCGTACGCGGCCCGCGTACTCACCCCCCGCGGATCGACGGCGGTGGCGGGCCTGGAACTGATGTCGGCGCTGCGGCCGCCCACCCGGGCGGTGCGGGACGAGGCGGCCGGCACGTGGGTGTCCGGGCCGGTGCCCGGGTCGCTCACCCAGCCGGTCGACGCGGCCTACATGGAGGTGCCGGACGAGCACCCGGTGGCCGCGGCGCTCTTCTCCCGGACCCACCAGCGGACCCCTGCCGAGATCCTCGACGAGGAGGCGTACGACTGGATCCGCGACCCGGACCAGCTCACTGACAGCGAGTGCGCCTGGCCGTACGCGGTCGGCATCGACGTCAACACCGCCTTCCTGGCCGCCGCCAACCGCCTGCTGGTCGGGCTGTCGGCACCGCAGTACGTCAAGGCGCCGGCGTTCGACAAGCAGGTGCCCGGCTCGTGGCTGGTGGACCTCTCCGGGATCGAACTGGACCCGAGGCTGCCGTCGCCGTTCACACCGCACGGCGGGCGGCCGGAGGGACCCGCCTGGTACGCGACCCCGACCGTCGCGTACGCGGCTGAGCTCGTCACCACCTACCGGCTGCCGGTGACGATCGCGCCCATCGAGGCGTACGTGCGGACCGGGGCAGGACCGTATCTGGACCCCTGGTACAAGCACCTGGCGGAGGCGTACAAGGCGACGATGGCGGACCTGGGTGTCACCGCGGGGCTCTCGCCGCAGGAGTTGCTGGCCGCGATGGCCGGCCACAAGGAGAGCGACCCCGGCATGGCGGCGGTGCTCTCCGCGATCAAGTCGACGGTCAAGGGCGGCATCGGCAAGCTCCGCGAACGCCCGCAGGGCACCGCCTACCGGTTCGGCGAACGCTGGCCGGCGCTCGAACGCCCCACCTGGCGACCGGACTTCCGCGCCGCCGTCATCTCCGCCGCCCGGGTCAACATGCACCGTAAGCTGATCAGGACCGCACTCGCGACGCAGACCGCGCCGGCGCCCTCAGGCAGCCTGGTGTTCGGCGAGGACGCGCTGCTGCCGGTCGCGGTGCTCTCGGACTGCGCGGTGTTCCCGTCCGCGGGACCGTCCCCGCTGGACGTCCTGCCGTACGGTCCGGACGGGAAGGCGGCGGCGGGCGCGTTCCGGCTCGGGGTGTCGCCCGGCATGGTCAAGCACGAAGGCACACAGCCGCTCTTCTGGGCGGTGGAACTGCTGGAGCAGGGGCACAACCCGGCCCGGCACATCAAGGGCGACCAGACCGAGGACGACGGGGAGTAG